A section of the Prochlorococcus sp. MIT 1341 genome encodes:
- a CDS encoding LD-carboxypeptidase, translating to MIKLLQQTIPASLKQGDEVAFAATASAFNDEDLLIEGTKVLQGWGLVCRSTNILNRRWRELAGEDEIRNKDLQPEPSAPLIACAKGGWGSSRLLELPQRWHTGWILGFSDVTSLLLARLSAGFHGCIHGPLITTLAAEPEWSKERLRCLLFGKPIPAIEGDPWSKGEAIGPLVVANLTVASHLLGSKFVPDLKGAILILEDIDEEPYRIDRMLTHWRLAGPLQQIAGLGFGNFKDCEGDGPLAKHEKSSLEMVLKERTSDLGIPVLGELPVGHLVGNAALPLGNLAKIDCQKGLLKLFP from the coding sequence ATGATCAAACTACTTCAGCAAACAATTCCTGCCTCATTAAAGCAAGGAGATGAAGTCGCATTTGCCGCTACAGCATCAGCCTTTAATGATGAAGATCTTTTAATTGAAGGTACAAAAGTGTTGCAAGGGTGGGGCCTTGTATGTAGGTCGACAAATATCCTCAATCGAAGGTGGAGAGAACTTGCAGGTGAAGATGAAATCCGCAATAAAGATCTTCAACCAGAGCCTTCAGCACCGTTAATAGCATGTGCAAAGGGTGGGTGGGGGTCTTCACGATTACTAGAACTTCCCCAGAGATGGCACACAGGATGGATTCTTGGTTTTTCAGATGTAACTTCTTTACTCTTAGCAAGGCTTTCGGCCGGATTCCATGGTTGCATTCATGGTCCACTAATTACAACTCTTGCAGCCGAACCCGAATGGAGCAAAGAAAGGCTTAGATGTCTTCTTTTTGGGAAGCCAATTCCTGCAATTGAAGGAGATCCATGGTCCAAAGGAGAAGCAATTGGACCATTAGTTGTTGCCAACCTCACTGTTGCTTCTCATTTGCTAGGCAGCAAATTTGTACCCGATTTAAAAGGAGCAATTCTCATTCTTGAGGACATTGATGAAGAGCCATATCGAATAGATCGAATGCTCACACATTGGCGACTGGCTGGTCCCCTTCAACAAATAGCTGGCCTAGGCTTTGGAAACTTTAAAGATTGCGAAGGGGACGGACCACTTGCAAAACATGAGAAATCCTCTCTTGAAATGGTTCTAAAAGAAAGGACTTCGGACCTAGGGATTCCGGTCTTAGGAGAATTGCCAGTAGGCCATTTAGTCGGTAATGCAGCCTTACCACTAGGAAATCTGGCGAAAATTGATTGCCAAAAAGGGCTCCTCAAGCTTTTTCCCTAA
- a CDS encoding 4-hydroxybenzoate polyprenyltransferase — MKKIQIPYQLKQWSALLRWNKPSGRLILLIPAGWALWLTPSAPPETELLSLIILGGLAISAAGCIANDLWDKNIDKEVNRTAERPLAKGSVKNSTAFFLLLFFLSLSLFVVLSLPMHSRGLCLRLAILALPPILLYPSAKRWFPYPQAILAICWGFSVLIPWGASEANLNGGTPLLGCWLATLFWTFGFDTVYAIADKDDDQKLGLKSSVLSLGENIKWIVPITYAIACASLANAAYFAGIRFIFWPIWIIATAGMQREAYLINNNKLKKGGHGKHFKNQVKLGSLLFLGLILGQIR, encoded by the coding sequence GTGAAAAAGATTCAAATCCCATATCAATTAAAACAATGGAGTGCGTTACTTCGTTGGAACAAACCCAGCGGAAGGCTCATACTCCTCATTCCTGCAGGATGGGCTCTTTGGCTTACGCCCTCAGCTCCTCCAGAAACTGAATTGCTATCCCTGATTATCCTCGGCGGGCTTGCTATAAGTGCCGCAGGCTGTATAGCAAATGATCTATGGGATAAAAATATTGATAAAGAAGTAAATCGAACAGCAGAAAGGCCTCTTGCTAAAGGAAGTGTAAAGAATTCAACTGCTTTTTTCTTACTTCTATTTTTCTTATCGTTAAGCCTTTTTGTAGTCCTTTCTCTTCCAATGCATAGTCGAGGACTTTGTCTTCGACTAGCAATTTTAGCTCTACCCCCGATTTTGCTCTATCCATCAGCAAAGCGTTGGTTTCCATACCCTCAAGCGATTCTTGCTATCTGCTGGGGCTTTTCTGTACTAATACCATGGGGGGCAAGTGAAGCAAACCTAAATGGTGGAACCCCACTCTTAGGGTGTTGGTTAGCAACGCTTTTTTGGACCTTTGGGTTCGACACCGTATATGCCATTGCGGATAAAGATGACGATCAAAAGCTGGGCCTAAAAAGCAGTGTATTGAGTTTAGGAGAAAATATTAAATGGATAGTTCCGATAACCTATGCAATAGCATGTGCCTCTCTTGCTAATGCAGCATATTTTGCAGGAATTAGATTTATTTTCTGGCCAATCTGGATTATTGCCACAGCAGGAATGCAACGAGAAGCTTACTTAATTAATAATAATAAGCTAAAGAAAGGAGGCCATGGGAAACATTTCAAGAATCAAGTAAAGCTTGGTTCTCTTTTATTTTTAGGTTTAATCCTTGGCCAAATTAGATAA
- a CDS encoding Ppx/GppA phosphatase family protein — MPEDSSQGLQKVAAIDIGSNSIHLLIALVDTRLNSFSIQLAEKATVRLGDRETETGDLTEKAMVRGLEALDRFKAIIDSHKVDHSVTVATSAVREAFNGDEFLKRIKERIDLDVDLISGAEEARLIYLGVLSGMKFEDRPHILLDIGGGSTELVLADGRDARALTSTKLGAVRLQKQLVKEEPISSKRRKFLKTFIMASLEPAVQKVSSRIKADEQPLMVATSGTALALGSILASEQEISPLKLHGYTVSRERIENISQRLISMSFEERRSLLPINDRRAEIIVPGALILQTAMQMLGVEELVLSERSLREGLIVDWMFRHGLLEDKYSYQSIIRKRTVLHQVKRFSVDLNRANRVSSYALSIYDQTVGIVHKNLGESRELLWAAAMLHTCGKVINISAYHKHSWYLIRHGELLGYSHSEHLMVAAIARYHRKSLPKNRHEAWQSIVLASQRKIVSEMSLILRLATSIDKRPDRYVETIKVKYNQPGICFELHGASAEDDLNLEMWSLKSCAKIFKDLTGHTFQVVVL; from the coding sequence ATGCCAGAAGACTCTTCACAAGGTTTGCAAAAGGTCGCCGCCATAGATATTGGCTCCAATTCCATTCACCTTCTTATTGCTTTAGTAGATACGCGTTTGAATTCTTTCTCTATTCAATTAGCAGAGAAGGCAACAGTTCGATTGGGAGATAGAGAGACAGAGACAGGTGACCTGACAGAGAAGGCAATGGTTAGAGGATTGGAAGCCCTAGATAGATTTAAGGCCATTATCGATAGCCATAAAGTCGATCATTCAGTGACTGTGGCTACTAGCGCAGTAAGAGAGGCATTTAATGGGGATGAATTTCTAAAGAGAATTAAAGAGCGCATAGATCTTGATGTTGATTTGATTAGCGGAGCTGAGGAGGCAAGGCTTATTTACTTAGGCGTGCTATCTGGGATGAAATTTGAAGATAGACCACATATTTTGCTGGATATTGGTGGAGGTTCTACAGAGTTGGTTCTTGCTGATGGAAGAGACGCAAGAGCTCTTACAAGTACGAAGCTTGGAGCAGTTCGACTCCAAAAACAGTTGGTAAAAGAAGAGCCTATTTCTTCAAAAAGAAGAAAATTTTTAAAGACATTTATTATGGCTTCCTTAGAGCCAGCAGTGCAAAAAGTATCTAGTCGGATAAAAGCTGATGAGCAGCCACTGATGGTTGCAACAAGTGGAACAGCCTTAGCTTTAGGATCAATTTTGGCTAGTGAACAAGAAATCTCCCCGCTTAAGTTGCACGGTTACACTGTATCTAGAGAAAGAATTGAGAATATAAGCCAAAGGTTAATTAGCATGTCTTTTGAGGAAAGGCGTTCTTTGCTTCCAATTAATGATCGACGTGCAGAGATAATTGTCCCAGGCGCTTTAATTTTGCAAACTGCTATGCAGATGCTAGGTGTAGAAGAATTGGTTCTTAGTGAAAGATCATTAAGAGAAGGATTGATAGTCGATTGGATGTTTCGGCATGGTCTTTTAGAAGATAAATATAGCTATCAAAGTATCATTAGAAAACGAACAGTTCTTCATCAAGTAAAGCGCTTCTCTGTTGATTTAAACCGGGCGAATCGTGTATCTAGTTATGCTCTTAGTATTTATGATCAAACTGTTGGTATCGTACATAAGAATCTGGGAGAAAGTAGAGAACTTTTGTGGGCAGCAGCTATGCTACATACCTGTGGAAAAGTAATCAATATAAGTGCCTATCATAAGCATTCTTGGTATTTAATTCGACATGGAGAATTGCTTGGTTATTCTCATTCTGAGCATTTGATGGTTGCTGCAATTGCTCGATATCACCGTAAAAGTCTCCCTAAAAACCGCCATGAGGCATGGCAGTCAATTGTATTAGCCTCGCAAAGGAAAATTGTTTCTGAGATGTCATTGATTTTAAGACTCGCCACTTCAATCGATAAACGTCCGGATAGATATGTTGAAACAATTAAAGTTAAATATAATCAGCCGGGTATATGTTTTGAGCTTCATGGAGCTAGTGCAGAAGATGACTTGAATCTGGAAATGTGGAGTTTAAAAAGTTGTGCTAAAATCTTTAAAGATCTAACAGGACACACTTTTCAAGTTGTTGTGTTATAG
- a CDS encoding helix-turn-helix transcriptional regulator encodes MYKGTEGIHDKNLLQAKQHSSLKEIGELLQKARQEQNISPEDFANALRLGEGQLHALENGEVGNLPEPVFIKGMIRRIAEKLNLNSEEIIEHLKLIE; translated from the coding sequence ATGTATAAGGGCACTGAAGGTATTCATGACAAAAACCTTCTTCAAGCAAAACAGCATTCTTCACTAAAAGAAATTGGTGAGCTCCTTCAAAAAGCTAGGCAGGAACAAAATATTTCGCCTGAAGATTTTGCTAATGCCCTTAGGCTTGGGGAAGGTCAACTACATGCACTAGAGAATGGAGAAGTAGGGAATCTTCCCGAACCAGTGTTCATCAAGGGGATGATTAGAAGAATCGCAGAAAAACTAAACTTGAATTCTGAAGAAATAATTGAACACTTAAAATTAATTGAATAG
- the cobM gene encoding precorrin-4 C(11)-methyltransferase, with translation MITTPIAFVGAGPGAPDLLTIRAAEHLKKADVLIWTDSLVNPQITDLAKKSCEKIRTSSLTLENILNLLIKKAQEGKKVVRLHDGDPCLYGAISEQISGLIHAKIDFEVIPGISAYQATAANLKRELTIPGIVQTIILSRASGRTGVPKKECLERLASHRASLCLYLSARHVEEAQSVLLEHYPEETPVAISYRVSWPDQWIALVPLREMAKTSIQKKLIRTTLYLISPALEETTMRSKLYSPEHDHLFRQKQ, from the coding sequence ACCACACCTATAGCTTTTGTAGGCGCAGGACCCGGAGCCCCCGACCTTCTCACGATACGTGCAGCAGAGCACTTAAAGAAGGCCGATGTTCTGATTTGGACCGATTCGTTAGTCAACCCTCAAATAACTGACCTAGCAAAAAAATCTTGCGAAAAGATCCGAACCAGTTCACTAACTTTAGAAAATATTCTCAACCTACTAATTAAAAAAGCCCAAGAAGGAAAGAAAGTCGTTCGACTTCATGACGGCGATCCATGCTTATACGGTGCGATTTCGGAACAAATCTCTGGGCTAATTCATGCAAAAATCGATTTCGAAGTCATACCTGGGATTAGCGCCTATCAAGCGACTGCAGCGAATCTTAAAAGGGAACTAACAATTCCGGGAATTGTCCAAACAATCATTCTTAGCAGGGCTTCTGGTCGAACAGGTGTACCCAAAAAAGAATGCTTAGAGAGACTCGCCTCACACAGAGCATCTCTCTGTCTTTATTTAAGCGCTCGGCATGTAGAAGAAGCCCAATCAGTTCTTCTTGAGCACTATCCAGAAGAAACACCAGTTGCTATTAGCTACAGGGTTAGCTGGCCAGATCAATGGATAGCTTTAGTACCTTTAAGAGAAATGGCAAAAACTTCTATCCAAAAAAAGCTAATTCGCACCACCCTTTATTTAATAAGTCCTGCCTTAGAGGAAACAACAATGCGCTCGAAGCTTTACTCGCCTGAACATGACCATCTATTTCGACAAAAGCAATAA